The Argonema galeatum A003/A1 genome includes a region encoding these proteins:
- a CDS encoding DNA methyltransferase: MPQNKLDLMDRERTSFYPWRGQFSPGLVDLLLDAYAQDDTVVIDPFVGSGTTLFEASRRGLKCYGSEINPAAILFARQAKFANINIRLRSRIFTVAEELIEKHIGDYLPPTLFRIPKNQPPNESIKKAAMRLLNEAASDEMLHSLLLTTVTLAMGNGDVLTGENFELSYERNRAIVSNLSFTSRPCHVFMSDARGLPLPEKSVDLVISSPPYINVFNYHQNYRKAMEMLGWHLLDIAPSEMGSNRKHRGNRFMTPVQFCIDLMLVLAELRRILHPDGTAIFVMGRESRVRGIAFNNSHLLALCAVGGAGFNIERWQERKFTNRFGITIYEDILTLKPDCKILDTPSEFGRQVGVLALQNASNIASGEVLNNIKQAIERSGEIPPSPYFKPSLQSPIKLGAWAATQAVK; encoded by the coding sequence ATGCCTCAAAACAAACTCGATCTTATGGATAGGGAGCGAACAAGTTTTTATCCTTGGAGAGGCCAGTTTTCCCCAGGTTTAGTTGACCTTCTTCTCGATGCCTACGCTCAAGACGACACTGTAGTTATCGATCCATTTGTAGGTAGCGGGACAACCCTTTTTGAAGCAAGCCGCCGGGGTCTTAAGTGTTATGGCAGCGAGATTAATCCTGCTGCTATTTTGTTTGCAAGACAGGCAAAGTTTGCTAATATAAACATTCGGTTACGCAGTCGGATCTTCACTGTTGCCGAAGAACTAATTGAAAAGCATATTGGCGACTATCTCCCCCCAACTCTCTTTAGAATACCGAAAAACCAACCGCCAAATGAATCAATCAAAAAAGCAGCTATGCGATTACTGAACGAAGCAGCCAGTGATGAGATGTTACACTCTTTGCTATTAACGACCGTTACGCTGGCTATGGGAAATGGCGATGTTCTTACAGGGGAAAATTTTGAATTAAGCTACGAACGCAACCGCGCCATTGTAAGCAATCTTTCATTTACTTCTCGCCCTTGCCATGTTTTTATGAGTGATGCGCGGGGATTACCTTTACCTGAAAAAAGTGTAGACTTAGTAATAAGTTCACCACCCTACATAAATGTTTTTAACTATCATCAGAACTACCGTAAAGCAATGGAGATGTTGGGGTGGCATTTACTTGACATTGCTCCGTCAGAAATGGGCTCGAATCGAAAGCACCGTGGAAATCGTTTTATGACTCCGGTACAATTCTGTATAGACTTGATGCTAGTATTAGCCGAGCTTCGGCGGATTCTGCATCCAGATGGAACAGCAATTTTTGTCATGGGTCGAGAGTCCAGAGTTCGAGGAATAGCTTTTAATAACAGTCATTTACTGGCTCTTTGTGCTGTTGGAGGCGCTGGCTTTAATATTGAACGATGGCAGGAACGTAAGTTCACAAACCGTTTTGGTATAACTATTTATGAAGATATCCTAACTTTGAAACCTGATTGTAAAATATTAGACACACCTAGCGAGTTTGGTCGGCAGGTCGGAGTTTTGGCATTGCAAAATGCCTCAAATATCGCAAGTGGAGAAGTTCTCAATAACATCAAACAAGCCATTGAGCGAAGTGGAGAAATCCCTCCTTCGCCGTATTTCAAGCCATCATTACAATCCCCTATTAAACTTGGGGCCTGGGCTGCTACACAGGCTGTTAAGTAA
- a CDS encoding ribose-phosphate pyrophosphokinase yields the protein MIRSATLTLQPTPQVLCANNRLRLFSGSANVPLAQEIARYLGMDLGPMIHKHFADGEIYIQIQESIRGCDVYLIQPSCRPVNDHLMELLIMIDACRRASARQITAVIPYYGYARADRKTAGRESITAKLVANLITEAGADRVLAMDLHSAQIQGYFDIPFDHVYSSPVILDYLESKQLTDIVVVSPDVGGVARARAFAKKLNDAPLAIIDKRRQAHNVAEVLNVIGDVAGKTAVLVDDMIDTGGTITEGARLLREEGARQVYACATHAVFSPPATERLSSGLFEEVIVTNTIPVSEAARFEQLTVLSVANVLGETIWRIHEDSSVSSMFH from the coding sequence GTGATCCGTTCTGCCACTTTGACGCTTCAGCCGACGCCACAGGTACTCTGTGCTAACAATCGCCTGAGATTGTTTTCTGGCTCAGCTAATGTGCCACTTGCTCAGGAAATTGCTCGTTACCTGGGTATGGATCTTGGGCCGATGATCCATAAGCATTTTGCCGATGGAGAAATTTACATCCAAATTCAGGAATCAATTCGCGGTTGCGATGTTTACTTGATTCAGCCAAGTTGCCGCCCTGTGAACGATCACCTGATGGAATTGCTAATTATGATTGATGCCTGTCGTCGGGCTTCGGCAAGGCAAATCACCGCAGTGATTCCTTATTATGGGTATGCCCGGGCCGATCGCAAAACAGCAGGGCGAGAGTCAATTACAGCCAAGCTGGTTGCCAACCTGATTACCGAGGCTGGGGCCGATCGCGTTCTGGCAATGGATTTGCACTCAGCCCAGATTCAAGGCTATTTCGATATTCCCTTCGATCACGTCTACAGTTCGCCGGTAATCCTCGATTACCTAGAAAGCAAACAACTAACCGATATCGTTGTTGTCTCGCCGGATGTGGGCGGTGTGGCTAGAGCTAGGGCTTTTGCCAAAAAGCTCAACGACGCCCCGCTAGCAATTATCGATAAACGCCGTCAGGCCCATAACGTGGCCGAAGTTTTGAATGTCATTGGCGATGTCGCTGGTAAAACAGCGGTATTAGTGGATGACATGATCGACACGGGCGGCACCATTACAGAAGGAGCCCGCTTGCTCCGAGAGGAAGGAGCCCGTCAGGTTTACGCCTGTGCGACTCATGCGGTGTTTTCGCCCCCTGCAACTGAACGGCTATCGAGCGGTTTGTTTGAAGAAGTGATTGTGACGAATACGATTCCGGTTTCGGAAGCAGCTCGCTTTGAACAACTGACGGTGCTTTCAGTTGCCAATGTATTGGGCGAGACTATCTGGCGAATTCACGAAGATAGTTCTGTCAGCAGTATGTTTCACTAA
- a CDS encoding Bpu10I family restriction endonuclease, translating to MEELNSITEEDLKSEEKDLLPVQPDSLTPHYDKLQKLLSNQKLPQADKESVQNTIAKYREWIKSMDGITSEGDEKVKALVNTLNDYKTFVEVELIWDSEADFLYRQRGQLKLDNSILEEFLPRLVDPAIIPALKGQIYITGPQTTFAGAYFTTTLTSPQKGAGLQIRKKNQDFTVGRTAYLKSSFDKKFPANDTVTLKIYFAFLAAECKTNLDSTMFPGLLGTARDLKMAFPGSRYYILCEWLDMPPISTADTNIDEVIILRGKRLASDVRHKFAKSSDRKKQRDSHQEFLLSNPIREDRVLRFVNHMRNLFGATVLQEDEVLARGYF from the coding sequence ATGGAAGAACTTAATTCTATCACCGAAGAAGACCTAAAGAGTGAAGAAAAAGACCTCTTGCCCGTCCAACCAGATAGCCTCACACCTCATTATGACAAACTTCAAAAACTTTTAAGTAATCAGAAGCTTCCACAGGCAGATAAGGAGAGCGTTCAAAACACGATTGCGAAGTACCGAGAATGGATTAAATCTATGGATGGAATCACTTCTGAGGGTGACGAAAAGGTTAAGGCTTTGGTGAATACCCTTAACGACTACAAAACGTTTGTTGAGGTTGAACTTATTTGGGACAGCGAGGCAGATTTCCTCTACCGTCAGCGAGGACAACTAAAGCTGGACAACTCGATTCTTGAAGAGTTCTTACCTCGATTAGTTGACCCTGCTATAATCCCTGCCTTGAAAGGGCAGATTTATATAACTGGCCCGCAGACAACTTTTGCAGGCGCTTACTTTACAACCACTCTCACTTCGCCACAAAAGGGTGCTGGTCTTCAGATTCGCAAAAAGAATCAGGATTTTACAGTAGGTCGCACGGCCTACCTAAAGTCTTCTTTTGACAAAAAATTTCCGGCAAACGACACCGTGACCCTTAAAATATATTTTGCGTTTCTTGCTGCGGAGTGCAAAACTAACCTAGATAGTACAATGTTTCCAGGGTTGCTAGGCACTGCCCGCGACCTAAAGATGGCGTTTCCGGGTTCGCGCTACTATATTCTTTGCGAGTGGTTGGATATGCCACCAATAAGCACTGCCGATACCAATATTGATGAGGTGATTATTCTCCGGGGCAAAAGGTTGGCATCGGATGTTCGCCACAAGTTCGCCAAATCCAGCGATCGAAAAAAGCAGCGAGACTCACATCAAGAGTTTCTTCTTAGTAATCCAATACGTGAAGACAGGGTTTTGCGCTTCGTCAATCATATGAGGAATCTGTTCGGTGCAACCGTCTTACAAGAGGATGAAGTATTGGCTAGAGGGTACTTCTAA
- a CDS encoding RNA-guided endonuclease InsQ/TnpB family protein, translated as MLHTAVKVRLYPTLEQQTTLSQHFGCARWWWNYALNKSIETYKETGKSLGQSALNAFLPKLKKAEETLWLSECYSQVLQATTLNLTTAYKNFFAGRARFPRYKSKHGKQSIQYPQNVLVLDGFVQFPGKVGKVKAKLHRNIEGTIKTVTVSLDPSGKYFASILTESEGDNPIVSIEGKVIGIDLGLTHFAITSNGCKVSKYDNPKHLAKHEKNLKRKQQKLAKKQKGSNSRNKAKKTVAALYERVTKSRQDFLHKLSRKLVNENQVVVVENLNVKGMVRNHNLAKAISDAGWGIFVNFLAYKLEKKGGKLVEIDRWFPSSKLCSNCYYQIDKLPLDIREWTCPNCGTRHDRDGNAATNIRAEGIRILQTDGTAVSANGGEVRPKMGRKSVLRHSSVMLEAHTIIASI; from the coding sequence ATGCTGCATACTGCCGTCAAGGTTCGACTTTATCCAACATTAGAGCAACAAACCACACTGTCTCAGCATTTTGGCTGTGCCAGATGGTGGTGGAACTATGCTCTAAACAAGTCAATTGAGACTTACAAAGAAACGGGTAAAAGCCTTGGTCAGTCAGCACTCAATGCCTTTCTACCAAAACTCAAGAAAGCCGAGGAAACACTTTGGTTGTCTGAATGTTATAGCCAAGTTTTGCAAGCAACAACGCTCAACCTAACAACTGCCTATAAAAACTTTTTTGCAGGTCGTGCTAGGTTCCCGCGTTACAAGTCAAAGCATGGTAAGCAATCAATTCAGTATCCTCAAAATGTCTTGGTACTTGATGGGTTTGTTCAGTTTCCAGGTAAAGTTGGCAAAGTTAAAGCCAAGCTACACAGGAACATAGAAGGAACAATCAAAACCGTAACGGTTAGCTTAGATCCTTCAGGGAAATACTTTGCCTCAATATTGACGGAGAGTGAAGGCGACAATCCGATTGTTTCAATTGAAGGCAAAGTAATTGGGATTGACTTGGGATTGACTCATTTTGCTATTACGAGTAATGGCTGCAAAGTCTCCAAGTATGATAACCCTAAGCATCTAGCCAAACACGAGAAAAACCTCAAACGCAAGCAACAAAAACTAGCTAAAAAACAGAAAGGAAGTAATTCAAGGAACAAAGCAAAAAAGACTGTAGCCGCATTGTACGAACGGGTAACTAAATCCCGTCAGGATTTTCTACATAAGCTTTCACGAAAGCTCGTCAATGAAAACCAAGTTGTCGTAGTAGAGAATCTTAATGTCAAAGGCATGGTACGCAATCACAATTTAGCTAAAGCCATATCTGATGCGGGATGGGGAATATTCGTCAATTTCCTAGCTTACAAGCTAGAGAAAAAAGGTGGCAAGTTGGTTGAAATTGACCGTTGGTTCCCCAGCTCCAAGCTCTGCTCTAATTGCTATTACCAGATTGATAAGTTACCGCTTGATATTAGGGAGTGGACTTGTCCTAATTGCGGTACTCGTCACGACCGTGATGGTAATGCAGCAACAAATATTAGAGCGGAGGGCATCAGGATACTACAGACGGATGGAACAGCCGTTTCTGCTAACGGAGGGGAAGTAAGACCAAAGATGGGACGCAAGTCTGTTCTGAGGCATTCCTCTGTGATGTTAGAAGCCCACACTATAATCGCTTCGATTTAG
- a CDS encoding Npun_R2479 family HD domain-containing metalloprotein, which yields MFNATEILIDTFVEKLRDGYRRTYGGFKPDYGDIIGWAGSMALENIANSDALYHDVEHTILVTLVGQEILRGRHIREGGVSCEDWLHCIISLVCHDIGYVKGVCRQDIEADGLYATGKDGGMISLRFGASDASLTPYHVDRAKLFIDERFGGHKLIDAHTIKRNIELTRFPVPAAEDRQNTVNYAELVRAADLIGQLSDPRYLKKITSLFYEFEETGVNKALGYRHPGDLRRNYSKFYWHGVHPYIKDALRYLQLTQQGKQIIANLYSNVFVVEHEKAEEEQRRLVEQV from the coding sequence ATGTTTAATGCCACAGAAATTCTGATTGACACCTTCGTAGAAAAGCTTCGAGACGGTTACCGCCGCACCTATGGAGGATTCAAGCCCGACTACGGAGACATTATTGGCTGGGCCGGAAGCATGGCGCTGGAAAATATCGCCAACAGCGACGCCCTCTATCACGACGTTGAACATACGATCCTTGTGACTTTAGTCGGACAGGAGATCTTACGCGGAAGACATATCCGCGAGGGTGGTGTTTCCTGTGAAGATTGGTTACACTGCATTATCTCGCTGGTATGTCATGACATTGGATATGTCAAAGGAGTTTGCCGTCAAGATATAGAAGCCGACGGATTGTATGCGACTGGAAAAGACGGCGGGATGATTTCTCTGCGTTTTGGGGCTTCGGATGCTAGCCTTACCCCTTATCACGTAGACCGGGCAAAACTCTTTATCGATGAACGCTTTGGCGGTCACAAGCTAATTGATGCTCATACAATTAAGCGTAATATTGAACTGACTCGCTTCCCAGTTCCCGCCGCTGAAGATCGTCAGAATACGGTAAACTATGCGGAGTTGGTTCGCGCCGCCGATTTAATTGGCCAACTAAGCGATCCGCGCTACCTCAAGAAAATTACTTCTTTGTTCTACGAGTTTGAAGAGACTGGGGTGAATAAAGCCTTGGGATACCGTCATCCTGGAGATCTACGCAGGAACTATTCTAAGTTTTACTGGCATGGAGTTCATCCTTATATTAAAGATGCACTTCGTTATCTACAGTTGACGCAGCAAGGCAAGCAAATCATTGCTAACTTGTACTCGAATGTGTTTGTGGTAGAACACGAAAAGGCTGAGGAAGAACAAAGGCGACTGGTTGAACAGGTATAG
- a CDS encoding MlaD family protein translates to MRSRTVREGSVGLLFLLGIGVFGALFLWLRGTYFGDRTYKATVEFANAAGMQIGTPVRYRGVAVGKVTNIKAGANGVEVEIEITQPDLAIPRDVAVEANQSGLISENTIDIIPTNSVPLNLQGANPLDPNCKDSNLIICNNARLQGQVGISLDEFIRVAVRFAKVYSDTKFFDNINSAVENTSVAAQGVTQVTRELSSLLGAVKQDLRNVSAAANAVNQTANKFGGTAERLNQTIVGFRETPDRLNQTIAKFGQTPDRLNQTIAKFGGTADRLNQTIAQFGGTAGKLNQTADKFAITANQINGTVNQTANRFGVTADKFGRVADRVSVTVDRLDSTATQTANKFGTTADELRLTATQASGLVTNLNNLITANQATLVNTLNNLSQTSEQLRVTVANLAPAIDRVTQGELIRNLETLSANAAQASANLRDVSNSLNSPTNLLVLQQTLDSARVTFQNAQKITSDLDELTGDPAFRNNLRNLVNGLSGLVSSTEQLQQQVEVAQFLTPMAEATKMQIPEITGHINSASANHSPIPIPTPIAENKLNK, encoded by the coding sequence ATGCGATCGCGAACAGTTCGAGAAGGATCTGTTGGTCTGTTGTTCTTACTGGGAATTGGCGTATTTGGTGCATTGTTTTTGTGGTTGCGAGGGACATATTTTGGCGATCGTACCTACAAAGCTACAGTTGAATTCGCAAATGCAGCGGGTATGCAAATAGGGACGCCAGTGCGGTATCGTGGCGTCGCCGTTGGCAAAGTTACAAACATCAAAGCAGGTGCAAATGGAGTTGAAGTTGAGATTGAAATTACTCAACCAGATTTGGCAATCCCTCGCGATGTTGCAGTAGAAGCCAATCAGTCAGGTTTAATTAGCGAAAACACGATCGACATCATACCGACAAACTCCGTACCGCTAAATCTTCAAGGCGCTAACCCATTAGACCCCAACTGCAAAGACAGCAACCTGATTATTTGTAATAACGCACGTTTGCAGGGTCAAGTTGGCATCAGCCTCGACGAATTTATTCGCGTCGCCGTTCGCTTTGCTAAAGTGTACAGCGATACCAAGTTTTTTGATAACATCAACTCAGCAGTTGAAAACACATCAGTGGCGGCGCAGGGAGTCACACAAGTGACACGGGAACTCTCCAGTTTGCTCGGCGCGGTAAAGCAAGATTTAAGAAACGTATCGGCAGCTGCAAATGCCGTTAATCAGACTGCCAACAAATTCGGAGGAACTGCCGAAAGACTCAATCAAACTATTGTCGGATTCCGAGAAACTCCTGACCGACTTAATCAAACTATTGCTAAATTCGGACAAACGCCTGACCGACTTAATCAAACTATTGCCAAATTTGGAGGAACCGCCGATCGACTTAATCAAACTATCGCCCAATTCGGAGGAACTGCTGGTAAACTTAATCAAACTGCTGATAAATTTGCGATAACTGCCAATCAAATTAATGGTACTGTTAATCAAACTGCCAATCGATTCGGTGTAACAGCAGACAAATTTGGTCGCGTTGCCGATCGAGTTTCTGTAACTGTCGATCGACTTGATTCAACCGCTACTCAAACTGCCAATAAATTCGGTACAACAGCCGATGAATTGCGTTTAACAGCTACTCAAGCCAGCGGTTTAGTAACCAACCTCAATAATCTAATTACAGCCAATCAAGCTACTCTCGTTAACACGCTAAATAATCTCAGCCAAACGAGCGAGCAACTTCGCGTTACAGTTGCCAATTTAGCGCCTGCGATCGATCGCGTCACCCAAGGAGAATTGATCCGTAACTTAGAAACTCTATCTGCCAATGCGGCACAAGCTTCAGCCAACTTACGCGACGTTTCTAATTCTCTCAATAGTCCGACAAATTTGCTAGTGCTGCAACAGACTTTAGATTCGGCTCGCGTCACGTTTCAGAATGCACAAAAAATCACATCTGACCTAGATGAGTTGACAGGCGATCCAGCTTTCCGCAATAATCTACGCAATCTGGTTAATGGATTGAGTGGTTTGGTATCTTCGACAGAGCAACTACAGCAGCAAGTTGAAGTAGCGCAGTTCTTGACTCCTATGGCGGAAGCAACGAAGATGCAGATTCCTGAAATAACTGGTCATATAAATTCCGCTTCTGCTAACCATTCACCTATACCGATCCCAACCCCGATTGCTGAAAATAAGCTAAATAAGTAG
- a CDS encoding ABC transporter permease, with translation MNWWQKLKKNPLARLGALLLLVFYLAVIAADFVAPYDAYASQPNGSLLPPTQIYLKTPEGKFIGPHVYPTTQGPVELTTGDRKLIVDWQKPSPLSLFVQGPTYYLFRLSLPIPPKFEEVEIFGGIPCNWHLFGTDGSAKFNLLGTDEQGRDQFTRLVHGGRISLSIGWVGVAISFPLGILFGGISGYFGGWIDSILMRFVEVLMSIPSIYLLVALAAVLPPGLSSAQRFLLIVFITAFIGWAGLARVIRGQVLSIKEREFVQASRAMGGNPIYIIIRHVLPQTATYVIISATLAVPGFIGAESVLSLIGLGIQQPDPSWGNMLSLATNASILVLQPWLIWPPALLIVLTVLAFNLLGDGLRDALDPRSQQR, from the coding sequence ATGAACTGGTGGCAGAAATTAAAAAAGAATCCTCTAGCTCGTTTGGGAGCTTTGTTACTGTTAGTTTTCTATTTGGCAGTAATTGCGGCTGATTTTGTCGCACCTTATGATGCTTATGCGTCTCAGCCTAATGGTTCGCTATTGCCACCGACGCAGATTTATTTGAAAACGCCAGAGGGAAAGTTTATCGGCCCTCATGTCTATCCTACTACTCAAGGGCCGGTAGAGCTTACGACAGGCGATCGCAAATTAATTGTAGATTGGCAAAAACCCTCACCTCTAAGCCTATTTGTTCAGGGGCCAACTTACTATTTGTTTCGGCTGAGCCTGCCAATACCACCCAAATTTGAAGAAGTAGAAATTTTTGGGGGTATTCCCTGCAATTGGCATCTATTCGGCACAGATGGGTCAGCCAAGTTTAACCTTTTGGGTACTGACGAACAGGGACGCGACCAGTTTACTCGTCTAGTACATGGAGGACGGATTAGCCTGAGCATTGGCTGGGTAGGAGTTGCCATTTCCTTTCCCTTGGGGATACTCTTCGGTGGGATTTCTGGCTATTTTGGTGGCTGGATTGACAGCATTTTGATGCGTTTCGTGGAAGTGCTGATGAGCATTCCCAGCATCTATCTCCTAGTCGCCCTCGCCGCAGTGTTACCGCCGGGACTCAGCAGCGCCCAGCGGTTTCTCTTAATTGTGTTCATCACCGCATTCATTGGCTGGGCAGGGTTGGCACGAGTGATCCGGGGACAAGTGCTGTCAATTAAAGAACGAGAATTTGTACAAGCGTCACGAGCTATGGGCGGCAACCCTATTTACATCATCATCCGCCACGTCTTGCCCCAGACGGCTACTTACGTAATTATCTCCGCCACCTTAGCAGTTCCTGGTTTTATCGGCGCTGAATCGGTTCTCAGCTTAATCGGACTCGGAATCCAGCAGCCCGATCCTTCTTGGGGAAATATGTTATCTCTGGCGACCAACGCTTCTATTTTGGTGCTACAACCTTGGCTAATTTGGCCGCCAGCATTGCTGATTGTCCTCACAGTCTTGGCTTTTAACCTACTGGGAGATGGTTTGCGAGATGCTCTCGATCCTCGCAGCCAGCAGCGTTAG
- a CDS encoding uracil-DNA glycosylase family protein, whose protein sequence is MSSIEQLIAEIQQEAESAAFPIDEPVYLAAGLKPTVPILYAGNLESQLCFFARDLGKDEVSARQPLYGAAGKLVRRGLYRAIYGKEPSNSEDLQAVLDRVLLTNTVPYKPPGNKAYSEPVKKRFRPFLERLLVMNWQGDRIITLGNEAFKWFYPYAGKGVAAEFFERPDRYTASLPVTLQAKDELGNLHQRLVTLMPLPHPSPLNQQYYAQFPQLLQQRLSEIFPVPAGA, encoded by the coding sequence ATGTCAAGTATCGAACAATTAATAGCAGAAATACAGCAAGAAGCGGAAAGTGCTGCCTTTCCCATTGATGAACCAGTCTATCTTGCTGCGGGTTTAAAGCCGACTGTGCCAATTCTCTATGCAGGCAATCTAGAAAGCCAGCTGTGCTTTTTTGCGCGGGATTTGGGCAAAGATGAAGTATCTGCGCGTCAACCGCTCTACGGCGCTGCTGGCAAGCTGGTACGTCGGGGTCTGTACCGGGCTATCTATGGCAAAGAGCCGAGTAACAGTGAAGATTTGCAAGCCGTTCTCGATCGCGTTCTCCTCACCAACACGGTTCCTTACAAACCACCCGGTAACAAAGCTTACTCGGAGCCTGTGAAGAAACGGTTTCGTCCCTTTCTGGAGCGTTTGCTGGTAATGAATTGGCAAGGCGATCGCATTATCACGCTAGGTAATGAAGCTTTCAAATGGTTTTACCCTTATGCTGGCAAAGGAGTTGCAGCGGAGTTTTTTGAAAGGCCCGATCGCTATACCGCCAGTCTTCCAGTCACACTGCAAGCCAAAGACGAGCTAGGCAATCTGCATCAACGTCTGGTAACGCTTATGCCACTTCCTCACCCCTCCCCGCTCAACCAACAATACTACGCCCAATTTCCCCAGTTGCTTCAGCAGCGCCTTTCGGAAATATTTCCCGTCCCAGCAGGGGCGTAG
- a CDS encoding DUF3288 family protein, with amino-acid sequence MTKEQQHPQYWADRKIVDNLLSGQPNDYKQAELARLKIRYRGFPGAPDIQKDLEKVLQKWDMSEEQLYEITRKIHEKGQVYKTRNSDTEDWA; translated from the coding sequence ATGACTAAAGAACAGCAGCATCCGCAATATTGGGCCGATCGCAAAATCGTTGATAACCTTTTGTCAGGACAGCCAAATGACTACAAGCAAGCCGAATTAGCGCGACTAAAAATTCGCTACCGTGGCTTTCCAGGCGCTCCAGATATCCAGAAAGACTTAGAAAAAGTTCTCCAAAAGTGGGATATGAGCGAAGAACAGCTTTATGAAATTACTCGCAAAATTCATGAAAAAGGCCAAGTTTATAAAACTCGAAATAGCGACACCGAGGATTGGGCATAA
- a CDS encoding DUF928 domain-containing protein: MGWKKNLLHLATLSFTLSLGFLLIPRLQALVQAQQKQIQAQRIPGSWEVAQAFQPPNRGAPSSTAGGASRGSQCANDPDAKLSLTALMPANKFGLTVRSNPKFFFYIPATSARTVEFVLKDEQDLDIYRQTFAITGKAGIVSFSPFAELNIPPLEKDKNYKWQLALRCNIADPINDPFVEGWVQRIEPSSTLAEQLKQTQQERDRLALYAKNGIWYEAVTTILELPLSDPNYPALAASWQELLKSVGLEKVAKEPLINCCSAATTSASP; encoded by the coding sequence ATGGGTTGGAAAAAAAACCTCCTACATCTGGCAACGCTTTCCTTCACCCTATCTCTGGGATTCCTTCTTATCCCTCGCTTGCAAGCGTTGGTACAGGCACAGCAAAAGCAGATACAAGCCCAAAGGATACCTGGTAGTTGGGAAGTTGCACAGGCATTTCAGCCTCCAAACCGAGGGGCACCTAGTAGCACCGCCGGTGGGGCATCGCGTGGTAGCCAATGTGCAAATGACCCAGACGCCAAACTCTCTTTAACTGCATTGATGCCAGCAAATAAGTTCGGATTAACGGTGAGAAGCAATCCGAAATTCTTCTTTTATATTCCTGCAACTTCCGCACGTACAGTAGAATTTGTTCTCAAGGACGAACAGGATCTAGATATTTACCGACAAACCTTTGCCATTACCGGCAAAGCCGGTATTGTCAGCTTCAGTCCCTTTGCAGAATTGAATATACCGCCTTTAGAAAAAGATAAAAATTATAAGTGGCAATTGGCACTCAGATGCAATATCGCCGATCCAATTAACGATCCTTTTGTGGAAGGATGGGTGCAACGAATTGAACCGAGTTCAACTCTAGCCGAACAGCTAAAGCAGACTCAACAAGAGCGCGATCGTCTAGCCCTGTATGCAAAAAATGGGATATGGTACGAAGCAGTCACAACTATACTCGAACTGCCACTCAGCGATCCTAATTATCCCGCCCTTGCAGCTTCATGGCAAGAACTGTTAAAGTCAGTCGGACTGGAGAAAGTAGCCAAAGAGCCTTTGATTAATTGCTGTAGTGCAGCAACCACAAGTGCATCGCCTTAG
- a CDS encoding ABC transporter ATP-binding protein, with protein MTEPLIELKGISKSFGDTVVLDEVDLKIYQGEALGIIGPSGTGKSTILRIISGLLAPDAGEIYIQGQKRLGLVEDAVDPIAIGMVFQQAALFDSLTVEENVGFVLFQHSKLPRHIIRELVNQKLEMVGLPRIGDRYPSQLSGGMRKRVSFARAIMSNPENSEDTPEVLLYDEPTAGLDPIASTVIEDLIRQLQCQDGGCGTYAIVTHQDSTIRRTASRIVCLYRGKVQWEGSVREIDTTENPLIRQFFSGSVEGPIQVIG; from the coding sequence ATGACTGAGCCATTAATCGAACTCAAGGGAATTAGCAAGTCCTTTGGTGACACTGTAGTACTAGATGAAGTCGATCTGAAGATTTACCAAGGCGAAGCACTGGGTATTATCGGCCCATCCGGTACGGGAAAATCGACGATTCTGCGGATAATTTCTGGATTGTTGGCTCCCGATGCAGGCGAAATTTATATTCAGGGACAAAAGCGGCTGGGGTTAGTCGAGGATGCAGTAGATCCGATCGCGATTGGGATGGTGTTCCAGCAGGCGGCTTTGTTCGACTCGCTGACGGTGGAGGAAAACGTCGGCTTTGTGCTTTTTCAACATTCTAAACTGCCGCGCCACATAATTCGAGAACTTGTCAACCAAAAGCTGGAGATGGTAGGGTTACCAAGGATTGGCGATCGCTATCCGTCTCAGTTGTCTGGCGGGATGCGTAAGCGGGTGAGTTTTGCGCGTGCGATTATGTCAAATCCAGAAAATTCTGAAGATACCCCAGAAGTTTTGCTGTACGATGAGCCTACAGCCGGATTAGACCCAATTGCTTCAACGGTGATTGAGGATTTAATCCGCCAGTTGCAGTGTCAGGACGGCGGTTGTGGCACTTATGCGATCGTCACCCACCAAGATAGCACCATCCGTCGCACTGCCTCTAGAATTGTTTGCCTCTACCGAGGTAAAGTGCAGTGGGAGGGTAGCGTCCGGGAGATCGATACGACCGAAAACCCTTTAATACGGCAATTTTTTAGCGGTAGTGTAGAAGGCCCAATTCAAGTAATCGGTTAA